A window of the Nibribacter ruber genome harbors these coding sequences:
- the rocD gene encoding ornithine--oxo-acid transaminase produces MDTLSITFSQQAIELEDKYGAHNYHPLPVVLNRGEGVFLWDVEGKRYYDFLSAYSAMNQGHCHPRIIGALTQQAQQLTLTSRAFYNDKLGPCEKYLSELFGYDKALLMNSGAEAVETALKLARKWGYTQKGIPAHEAEIIVVEHNFHGRTTGIISFSTDPSSTTGFGPYMPGYKVVPYDNLEALELALQENLHVCGFMVEPIQGEAGVVVPSEGYLAKAKALCKKYNVLFIVDEIQTGIGRTGKMLASDYEDAKPDILILGKALSGGVLPISVALANDEVMLSIQPGEHGSTFGGNPLACAVAMAALDVIKDENLVENARKLGDIFRKRMNELKDRHPELVTLVRGRGLLNAVVIKPTADGRTAWDVCVKLMENGLLAKPTHGDIIRFAPPLVITEEQLHECCDIIEQTLAAF; encoded by the coding sequence ATGGATACATTGTCAATTACCTTTAGCCAACAGGCCATTGAACTGGAAGATAAGTACGGTGCGCACAACTACCATCCCCTGCCGGTAGTCTTGAATCGGGGCGAGGGAGTTTTCCTGTGGGATGTGGAAGGCAAGCGCTACTATGATTTTCTGAGCGCCTACAGTGCCATGAACCAGGGCCACTGCCACCCACGCATCATTGGCGCCCTCACCCAGCAGGCCCAGCAACTAACCCTCACCTCCCGCGCCTTTTACAATGACAAGCTGGGCCCTTGTGAGAAATATCTGTCTGAGCTGTTCGGCTATGACAAAGCCCTGCTCATGAACTCGGGTGCCGAGGCCGTAGAAACCGCCTTGAAACTAGCCCGAAAATGGGGCTACACCCAAAAAGGCATTCCGGCGCATGAAGCAGAAATCATTGTGGTGGAACATAACTTCCACGGTCGCACCACGGGCATCATCTCCTTCTCCACAGACCCAAGCAGCACTACCGGCTTCGGGCCGTACATGCCGGGCTATAAAGTAGTGCCGTATGACAATCTAGAGGCCCTGGAACTGGCGCTGCAGGAAAACCTGCACGTGTGCGGTTTCATGGTAGAGCCTATCCAAGGCGAGGCCGGCGTGGTGGTTCCTTCTGAAGGCTACCTGGCCAAGGCCAAAGCGCTGTGCAAGAAATACAACGTGCTCTTTATAGTAGACGAAATCCAGACCGGAATTGGCCGTACCGGCAAAATGCTGGCCTCTGACTATGAAGACGCCAAACCAGACATCTTGATCCTGGGCAAGGCCCTTTCTGGCGGGGTGCTGCCAATCTCGGTGGCTTTGGCCAATGACGAGGTGATGCTGAGCATTCAGCCAGGCGAACACGGCTCTACCTTTGGCGGAAATCCGTTGGCCTGCGCCGTGGCCATGGCCGCCCTGGACGTAATCAAAGACGAGAACCTGGTAGAAAACGCCCGCAAGCTGGGAGACATCTTCCGGAAGCGCATGAATGAATTGAAAGACCGCCACCCAGAACTGGTAACCCTGGTGCGCGGACGCGGGTTGTTGAATGCCGTAGTGATTAAACCCACCGCAGACGGCCGTACGGCCTGGGACGTGTGCGTGAAACTGATGGAGAACGGCCTGCTGGCCAAGCCTACCCACGGCGACATCATCCGGTTTGCGCCTCCGCTGGTCATCACAGAGGAACAGCTGCACGAGTGCTGTGACATCATTGAACAGACGCTGGCAGCGTTTTAA
- the rpmB gene encoding 50S ribosomal protein L28 — MARVCDLTGKRVQVGNRVSHANNKTKRKFYPNLQKKRFYIPEEDAWVTLKVSTSAIRTISKNGISAVLKKAKDEGYIVY; from the coding sequence ATGGCACGAGTTTGTGATTTAACCGGTAAAAGAGTGCAGGTGGGTAACCGCGTTTCGCACGCCAACAATAAGACAAAACGCAAGTTTTACCCGAACTTGCAGAAGAAGCGCTTCTACATCCCAGAAGAAGATGCATGGGTGACTTTGAAAGTTTCTACCTCTGCCATCCGTACCATCTCTAAGAACGGTATCTCTGCGGTATTGAAGAAAGCAAAAGACGAAGGATACATCGTTTACTAG
- a CDS encoding DUF5522 domain-containing protein encodes MRPKPLPLQPGDTYFNEQGLMVFTEQYHLRRGYCCQSGCRHCPYGYQKEAKKDQNTPSKDGGKSG; translated from the coding sequence ATGAGACCAAAGCCGCTTCCGTTGCAACCGGGAGACACGTATTTCAATGAGCAGGGCTTGATGGTTTTCACGGAGCAGTACCACCTGCGGCGCGGCTATTGCTGCCAGAGCGGGTGCAGGCACTGCCCGTACGGGTACCAGAAAGAGGCCAAAAAAGACCAGAATACCCCAAGTAAGGATGGCGGTAAAAGCGGGTAA
- the hemB gene encoding porphobilinogen synthase, with protein sequence MNHLTRRPRRNRKSDVIRDLVQENHVSVHDLIYPLFITEGQNQTVAIPSMPGISRFTLDRTLDEIGQCMELGIKTFAPFPNIPEAKKDRFALESKNPEGLYLKAVSEIKRQFPGVILATDVAMDPYSSDGHDGVVDNGEIINDASLEVLGQMALAQAQAGADIIAPSDMMDGRVAHIRNILDKHAFYNVSIMSYTAKYASAYYGPFRDALESAPKHGDKKTYQMNPANSREALIEAELDTAEGADYLMVKPALSYLDVIKLLRDNSNLPIVAYNVSGEYAMVKAAAQNGWIDGEKIMLETLLSMKRAGADIILTYFAKEFAQYLKK encoded by the coding sequence ATGAACCATTTAACCCGCCGGCCCCGCCGGAACCGCAAGTCAGACGTGATCCGTGACCTGGTGCAGGAAAACCACGTGAGCGTGCATGATTTAATCTATCCCCTTTTCATCACCGAGGGCCAGAACCAGACCGTGGCCATTCCGTCCATGCCGGGCATTTCCAGGTTTACGCTAGACAGAACTTTGGATGAAATTGGCCAGTGCATGGAGCTCGGCATAAAAACCTTCGCGCCGTTTCCCAATATTCCTGAGGCCAAGAAAGACCGCTTCGCATTGGAAAGTAAAAACCCTGAAGGCCTGTACCTGAAGGCCGTTTCTGAGATCAAGCGCCAGTTCCCGGGCGTGATCCTGGCCACCGACGTAGCCATGGACCCCTACAGTTCAGATGGCCATGACGGCGTGGTTGACAACGGCGAGATCATCAATGACGCTTCTCTGGAAGTGCTGGGTCAGATGGCCTTAGCGCAGGCCCAGGCCGGTGCCGACATCATTGCCCCCTCAGATATGATGGATGGCCGCGTGGCACACATCAGAAACATCCTGGACAAGCACGCCTTCTACAACGTCTCTATCATGAGCTACACCGCCAAGTACGCCAGCGCCTACTACGGTCCGTTCAGAGATGCCTTGGAGTCAGCCCCTAAACACGGCGACAAGAAAACCTACCAGATGAACCCGGCCAACAGCCGCGAGGCCCTGATTGAGGCAGAACTGGACACCGCCGAGGGCGCCGATTACCTGATGGTAAAGCCGGCTTTGTCTTACCTGGACGTCATCAAACTTCTGCGTGACAACTCCAACCTGCCTATTGTGGCCTACAACGTGAGCGGCGAGTACGCCATGGTGAAAGCCGCCGCCCAAAACGGCTGGATTGACGGTGAGAAGATTATGCTAGAGACGTTGCTGAGCATGAAACGCGCCGGCGCAGACATCATCCTTACCTACTTCGCAAAAGAGTTTGCCCAGTACCTGAAGAAATAA
- a CDS encoding rhomboid family intramembrane serine protease, translated as MSAFRVKGTKIFLPFLLLSIGLLMFYTAFNWLVFIKLELFQVQSIIPEFVLPFGLAALLVLFWFRKRIQLLHLKRKSGDLPTLYTLLAIIGMAVPTLVAQNYLETATGKLTQLDSITQIGKLPPTKYYALKNYYIDKKNIGIFQETTTAGKRNRDLVFTYYITCPIRVSLKSNEDSTSTSGNLTGPLYVLDGEIIASPTPSDGPEKLLAGKLDPEEIASVTVLKDTAAERLYGDRGRKGVVLIASTPRGYLALEYSKTISNNLSREEKEREFEAFTQETKADLEQKNLDQFAFLERLTPTHRDLEAFQISIQKNPQYQHTGLGPLLIAHQEPFAARNGQTLPWVFYSLGISSLVWLLLLAAVPLSTAKKRKPRRKKRWSARYLRKQLTGFLPFEGFQVTPILMYLNVLVFVAMVAAGLGFISFEALDLLSWGANYRPAVQEGDYWRLLTSVFLHGGIMHLFMNMYALLFIGLFLEPLLGRNRYVLLYLICGVAASLASMWWYEAQVSVGASGAIFGLYGFYLALLTTKVFPKDFKTSFLTSIGLFIGFNLLYGLTGGIDNAAHIGGLVTGFVLGYGYYFLYKDSLLPAEGEELMEEDLVEEQEQVSA; from the coding sequence ATGTCCGCTTTCCGTGTTAAGGGAACGAAGATCTTCCTGCCGTTCCTGCTGCTGTCTATTGGCCTATTGATGTTCTACACCGCCTTCAACTGGCTGGTCTTCATCAAACTGGAGCTATTTCAGGTGCAGAGCATCATCCCAGAGTTTGTACTGCCTTTTGGCTTGGCGGCCCTGCTGGTGCTCTTTTGGTTTAGGAAGCGCATCCAACTCCTGCACCTGAAGAGAAAATCAGGTGATCTGCCCACGCTGTACACCCTATTAGCCATCATTGGCATGGCCGTGCCTACGCTGGTGGCCCAAAACTATCTGGAGACCGCCACGGGCAAACTCACGCAGCTAGATTCTATTACGCAAATCGGGAAGCTGCCTCCAACCAAATATTACGCACTCAAAAACTACTACATAGACAAGAAGAACATCGGGATTTTCCAGGAAACCACCACGGCTGGCAAACGCAACCGCGACCTGGTTTTTACTTATTACATCACCTGCCCTATTCGGGTAAGCTTGAAAAGTAACGAGGACAGTACTTCCACATCAGGCAATCTTACTGGCCCGTTATATGTGTTGGACGGCGAGATTATTGCATCCCCTACACCATCAGACGGTCCAGAAAAGCTTCTTGCCGGCAAACTTGATCCGGAGGAGATTGCCTCTGTCACTGTTTTAAAAGACACGGCCGCCGAACGACTCTATGGTGACCGCGGGCGGAAGGGCGTAGTCTTGATAGCCTCCACCCCACGAGGGTATCTGGCGTTGGAATATTCAAAAACCATCAGCAACAACTTATCCCGCGAAGAAAAGGAACGGGAATTTGAAGCCTTCACGCAAGAGACGAAAGCTGATTTAGAGCAAAAGAACCTGGACCAATTTGCTTTTTTGGAGCGCCTAACGCCCACTCACCGCGATTTAGAAGCGTTTCAAATCAGCATTCAAAAGAACCCGCAATACCAACACACCGGGCTAGGCCCACTGCTAATTGCCCACCAAGAACCGTTTGCCGCGCGCAACGGCCAGACGCTGCCTTGGGTGTTTTATTCCCTGGGCATCAGCAGCCTTGTTTGGCTATTATTATTGGCAGCAGTGCCATTGTCTACGGCCAAAAAACGCAAGCCCCGCAGAAAAAAACGCTGGTCTGCCCGGTATTTACGCAAGCAGTTGACTGGTTTCCTGCCGTTTGAAGGATTTCAGGTGACGCCTATTCTCATGTACCTTAATGTACTGGTATTTGTGGCCATGGTAGCGGCGGGCCTGGGCTTTATCAGTTTTGAGGCCCTGGATTTACTTTCATGGGGTGCCAACTACCGGCCGGCCGTGCAGGAAGGAGACTACTGGCGCCTGCTGACCAGCGTCTTTTTACACGGCGGCATCATGCACCTGTTCATGAACATGTATGCGCTGCTGTTTATTGGGCTGTTTCTGGAACCGTTGCTGGGGAGAAACAGATACGTACTTCTCTACCTCATCTGCGGGGTGGCGGCTAGTCTGGCCAGCATGTGGTGGTATGAGGCGCAGGTGAGCGTGGGGGCCTCTGGCGCCATCTTCGGGCTGTACGGTTTCTATCTGGCGCTGCTCACCACCAAAGTCTTCCCTAAGGATTTCAAAACATCTTTTCTTACCTCCATTGGCCTGTTCATTGGGTTCAACTTGCTGTATGGCCTTACGGGCGGCATTGACAATGCGGCGCATATAGGCGGCTTGGTCACTGGCTTCGTGTTAGGCTATGGTTACTATTTCCTTTACAAAGACTCGCTACTGCCAGCGGAAGGAGAGGAACTGATGGAAGAGGATCTGGTGGAAGAACAGGAACAAGTGTCTGCGTAA